In the Kaistella sp. 97-N-M2 genome, one interval contains:
- a CDS encoding DUF6175 family protein — protein sequence MKNYQLKIVAFLLLVLSAPKLSSQVNTSSQIQTVQPKIMVIPYVKGGEDLRTILESDINKRIALTKIKESFDTRGFTTVDFVARLKSAKDNNIFTSDNQTDIKDQIVQMSGADIYVQAEVDINKTGSGNSVDLLLTAFEVSTGNSLSNKVGQSGKFYTDDFGKLTSKAVESVSEDFLNVMQTKFTDIVNNGKSINMDISFAQGSSQKMSSEIAPENLPLSDQIEMWMENNAYKNNYHIQGTTDLRMIFDDVRIPLKDQNGKNYNTNKFALEIFKFFRALNLQVDKDIKGNTIYITIK from the coding sequence ATGAAAAATTATCAACTAAAAATAGTAGCCTTTCTACTGCTTGTTTTATCTGCACCAAAACTTTCTTCGCAAGTAAATACGTCATCACAGATACAGACCGTTCAACCAAAAATCATGGTTATTCCTTATGTGAAAGGAGGAGAAGATCTGCGAACAATTTTGGAAAGTGATATTAATAAAAGAATTGCGCTCACAAAAATTAAAGAATCTTTTGACACACGCGGTTTTACGACAGTCGATTTTGTTGCCAGGCTTAAATCTGCGAAGGACAATAATATTTTTACTTCCGATAACCAAACAGATATCAAGGATCAAATCGTACAAATGTCTGGTGCAGATATTTATGTGCAGGCAGAAGTTGATATCAATAAAACCGGTTCCGGAAATTCTGTAGATTTACTTTTAACAGCATTCGAAGTTTCTACTGGGAATTCACTCTCCAATAAAGTAGGACAAAGTGGTAAGTTTTATACCGACGACTTTGGAAAATTAACTTCCAAAGCGGTAGAAAGTGTTTCTGAAGATTTTCTAAATGTAATGCAGACCAAATTTACAGATATTGTAAATAACGGAAAATCCATCAATATGGATATTAGTTTTGCACAGGGTTCATCACAAAAAATGTCTTCAGAAATTGCTCCGGAAAACCTCCCGCTATCTGACCAAATAGAAATGTGGATGGAGAATAATGCCTATAAAAATAATTATCATATTCAAGGTACCACGGATTTAAGAATGATTTTCGATGATGTTCGAATTCCATTAAAAGATCAAAACGGGAAAAACTACAATACAAATAAATTTGCGTTGGAAATATTTAAATTCTTTCGCGCTTTAAATCTTCAGGTAGACAAAGATATTAAAGGAAATACCATCTATATCACGATAAAATAA
- a CDS encoding CsgG/HfaB family protein → MRLRFFLLTVFFLILKINAQHNDDRMVVGVSAFTCDENNRFVGLVTEKVVEMLTNTKRFRVVDRTSMEKVNEELELQKSEAFIDSKNLVEQGANLAAEKLITGHITKIPVYAMKNSVGTINGYKASVAFQMKVVDVSSGLSTDATSFEGKASDLMLSPESAVQQAMRSVQNEIHQYFKINFALVGKIVKILPIDDKNKLKVLLNVGKNSGIKVGDKFTVESVEMIENQKYPQKIGVLEIVNLAGENLSEALISDKKSIAQITADFEAKKLVECTLILKN, encoded by the coding sequence ATGCGGCTTCGTTTTTTTTTACTGACGGTATTTTTTCTCATTTTAAAAATAAATGCACAGCATAACGACGACCGAATGGTAGTTGGCGTAAGTGCATTTACATGCGACGAAAATAACAGATTTGTTGGTTTGGTTACTGAGAAAGTGGTAGAAATGCTTACCAACACGAAACGGTTCCGCGTTGTCGACAGAACCAGTATGGAAAAAGTAAATGAAGAGCTTGAACTGCAGAAATCTGAAGCATTTATAGACAGTAAAAATTTAGTCGAACAGGGTGCGAATCTTGCGGCTGAAAAATTAATAACCGGACATATCACAAAAATACCGGTTTATGCCATGAAAAATTCTGTCGGAACTATTAATGGGTATAAAGCGAGTGTAGCTTTTCAGATGAAAGTTGTAGATGTATCTTCAGGGTTAAGTACAGATGCCACAAGTTTTGAAGGTAAAGCAAGTGACTTAATGCTTTCGCCCGAAAGTGCGGTACAACAGGCGATGAGATCGGTGCAGAATGAAATTCATCAGTATTTTAAAATCAATTTTGCATTGGTTGGTAAAATTGTAAAAATTCTTCCTATAGATGATAAGAATAAACTGAAAGTATTGCTTAATGTGGGCAAGAATTCGGGGATTAAAGTAGGAGATAAATTCACGGTGGAATCTGTAGAAATGATTGAAAATCAAAAATACCCGCAGAAAATCGGCGTTTTGGAAATTGTAAATCTTGCCGGCGAAAACCTGAGCGAAGCTTTAATTTCTGATAAAAAATCTATTGCGCAGATTACTGCAGATTTTGAAGCTAAAAAATTAGTAGAATGTACTTTAATATTGAAGAATTAA